The Borrelia coriaceae sequence CTCAGAAAACAATGTAAATTATATTCTTGATAAAAGTAATGAAAATCAAAGAAAAGAAGAATTTGATCATTTAGTTAAACAATTAAAAAATAATATTAGATCAGAAATATATAATATCATTGATACTATGAAAATCTTAAAAAAGATAAATGATAATAAGCTTTATGTAGAAGGAGGTTTTAATTCTTTTAAAGATTTTTTGTCGGAATTTAAGCTTGCAAAAACTCAATCTTACGAGTATATAAAATTAGCTACTGCAGTTGAAATGGGCTTACTTGAAGAAGATTATATTACTCTCAATGGAATAAGAGCCTCTATAAGATATATTAAGTCTAAAACGAATGGAACAATAAAGCAATCGAAACAAAATCCAATAAAACCATTAAGGTTTCAGCTTAAAAAACAAGAAAGTTATGACTTCTATAAAAGTCATGCTAAATTTACGAGTTTTTTAATGGATGAGCTTTTTGAAAATCAAAAAGATTTGCTTGATAAACTTTTGAAAAAGTATAAAGAATTAAAAGGAGAATGATTTTAAAAAAATATCGAGTTAATAAAATAATAGTTCTTCATATTTTTTTATTTTTTTGAAACATGTACAAATATGAATTATTTGTAATAGAGTTGATTTTATTTTGGATCTGTTGTATTCTGATTATCGGCAGGTAAAGCCATCTTGGTAGGTAAAGCTACCTTGGTTTTTTGAATGATATATGTGGCTTTTAGAGCTTAATTAAGCATTCCTTTGAGAATTCTTAGTTAAGCTCTGAATTTTTATTTTTAGGTTTATTGATTCAGTACTTTTTAGATCATTTGTTAATTATTGACAAAAATGATTTTTTGCTATAATATTTATTTATAATTCAAAAAACCAAGGAGTATTAAATGTATAAGAATAAAATTACAAAAAAGAAAATTAATGTGCAAAGTACAAATAGTATAACAAGAAGTGAAATATCCACTACAATTAATACAATAGCAGATAAAATGAATTCAAATAATATTTATGAAGTATGGGAAGCATATAAGAGTATGTATGGACTTAAAGGAATGGACTTGGCTTCAGAGAGGGAAATCTTAACACTGCTTCAGATAAATAATCTAAATCCTTTTAAAAAGGAAGCATATATAATTCCTTTTAATGGACGTTATACAGTTGTTGTAGCATATCAAACATTGCTTATACGAGCATACGAGGCTGGGTATAATAGATATACTCTTGAGTTTAAAGAAGAACCGGTTAAAACACGTAAATTTGACTTTAAAGGTAATATAGTAGAGAGAGAAGATTTACAGTGTACAGCTTATTTCAAATCAGATGATGGTAGTCGTTACAGTTTTTCTATCTTACTTAGTGAATATTATAAGAATACACCTATATGGCGAGATAAACAAATATTCATGTTAAGGAAATGTGCAGTCAGTTGTTTGTGTAGGACCTTGCCAGGAGCAGGTCTTGAAAGTATGCCATATATAAGAGAAGAATTAGGAGATGTGGATATAATTTGTGAAGAACAAAATATACAAAAAATAGAAAATACTGAAACGACCGATTATAAATCAACGATAGAAATGAAATCCGTTAGTCATGATTCTATGCTTTTTAGCAATGAAACAGTTAAGCGTGTACCTTCTAAATATTATTATTACAAGAATTTACTTCAAGCGTCTAAGAAGATGCATTCACAATTAGAAGATACTCCTTTTGATAGTCTAGAAATGATAGATAAGTTTTTACATCAATTACAAGAAGATGATGATTCTAATATACTTAATTATTTTGAAACTAAACCAGAGCTTAAAACTATAGAATATTGGACAAGCTTACTAAATAATTATTTAACAAGGACCCAGTCTGATCCAGAAGTTGTAGAAGGGTTTTCTAAATTTTTAGTGTATAGAGAACCTAAATATGGTCAAAGTCCATTAAAGCTATTTGGATCTATAGCAAGTGATGAGAATTTTAGGTATCTTTGTGAATAAAGATATACCCCTATTCTGTTAAAAGATAAGCCCTCAAGGCTTATCTTTATTTAGTTTTTTAATTTCGAATACTTGTTGTACACTATTTGTACAATAGGTTTAGTGACTTGAATATATTTTTGAAATAAATTTATATTAAACATTAAATCATCAACGGTATGATTTGATTTAAGTGTAGAAGCATCAAAGTAAGTAAACTTAGGATACTTTGGGTCATTAACCTTTTTCTTTGTTCTAGTTAAAAATACTTGTAAATACATAACATAATCAGATAACTTTGCTTCATACATATTTAACTCTGTAAGAGTTTGTTCCTTAGGTGGCGTTGGTTCTTCTGTTAGAGATGCTATCGTTGTACATGAGAAGATAAGTGTTAAAAAAGTTAAATTTATAAGCTTTTTCAAATTAGGCCTCCTTTAACATTTTGATGTAAGTACTCATTATTTTGTTGCGTTTAGCTCTGAGTTGAGATATGTATTTTGAAAGTTCATCATACTCATCAGCAGTTTCTATTATTTCAATATTAATTCTTAGTATTTCTTCAATTTCAGATAATAGTTTGATAGCTTCCTTTTGTTCCATTTGATATACACTAGCTTCATATAGACAGTAAAAGTAATTGACTACTTTAGTAAAAATATTAATGTATGTAGCAGTGTTTTTATTTTGGTTATTGTTTTTGATGATATCTGTAAATTTGTTTAGAATTTCAACGCTAGTTTTAGCAGTACTTAATTTCATTTTGTCTCCTTTTCATGATATGTAATTTGTGAAGGCAATTCCATATTGTTTGGGTTGCTATTAACTTTTTCTATAAATTCTTTTATTTTAGTTTGGATAGGTTCAAGATCCAACTTGATTTGTGGAGTTAATGCATTGTCTAGTATTTCCATATTTTTAGTGTAGATTTGCTCGTATTCTAAATAAAATTCACACAATAGTGAAAATGCTTTATGAGCATTCTAATTGAAACTGCCATCTTTGAAGTTTGAAAGTGTGTCAATTAAATTAGATATTGACTCTAAGGCAGTATCTAGATGTTGCTTTTCAAGTATCATAACCCCTCCTTTTCATCTTTGTCTTTTTGTTTGCATTGTGTTTTAAACTTATCTAGTAAGATATTTAAAATATCTTTAAGTACTGGTTTTAATAGAAATGCAAGTCCTAAGATTAAACCTGAGATAACAAGTAACTTATTGCCATCAATACCAAGTAAAAGCTGTGTTAAATTATTTATATTTGTATCATTCATTTATGCTTTAACCTCACTTTAAAAATTATGTAGCTACAACTATATATCAAAAAATAATTTTTGCTATTTAATTTATAACTTTACTAAAGAAGGCACACTATTCCCATTTACATAAGCACGCTTTTGTATATACCAACCTCTAAGGACTGGACATACAATATCTATCAAAGCATTTTGAGCTTTGTAATAATATGCTGTTGATGTTTGTGATTCATCAGAATATTTAAGTGATACTTTTTTTGTGTAAGTATAACCAGAAGAAGAAATTGTTAAATCAACATAAATGTCTAAGTAAATGGGATCATTATCATCATATTTGTTAAAAATAAGTTTTACTTCTTGGTCTCTACTTGAACTTGTCATGTCTAATATATAAGCTTGACTTTTAAGAGAAGAAGCATAAATAGGTGTACTTGAAGTCCTACTTTTTGTAGTAGTAAATCCTGAAGGAATTCCTGTTAAGTATTCAGGTATTTTTGCTCTTTGTAATGAACTGTAACTTGAAGTAACAAAGTAATCATCTTTGCTTAAATTGTATGTTGATAGTCCACTTCCAAGTTTATCTTTAACTTTACTATATGTATTTGAAATACTACTAGATTCATCATTTAAAAATTTGCTAAGTATTTTACTGTAAACTTGATTTATGAAATTGTCATCTTGTTGTAATTCTGTAGCAATAGTACTTTTAATAATTTCTTTAAAATAAGTAAGTCCTTCACCTTTAAAAGTTTTATCTTTAGTAGTTTTAAGGAAATTTTCAAAAGTAATAGCATTACAACTTGAAATACCATCATCGAGTAGTAATAAATCAGTATTTTTAACTGCTTCAAGTCTATTTAAATCTTTAATTTGAATACAATCGTCTTGGTCACTCATTTATACAAACTCCTTTTAAATATTAAATTTAGCAATTTCCTTATTTTCCATGTCATATAATTTTAAGGCCCTTCCAATTGGTATTAAGTTTTTTAGGAACGTGTAAATAGACTCAGCATATCCTTTAGGAAGGAAGTGAAAAATTAAGATTTTACATTGGATATTTTCATTTTCTTTTTTATAGCATAATTTGATTTTTCTATTTCTATTAGTAGTAGAACTAGGTGAGATTTTAGCAGTAAAGTTTGTTTTAACAGCACCTAGTAATTTTATATTAATAACACCATCACTTGGTACTGTAATTTCAATATCAACATTAAGAAAAGTTTTAAATAACTTAGTAAAAGATGCGTCAGTACCAATGTGTTTTAAGGCATAAATAATACTATCAATATTTTTTGTAAGATCTTGAACAGGTTGTGTTTCAACATAAAATATATTAAATATCTTAGATAGCCAAGTAGCAACGAATCTAGATGTGCAGTGTTTACTAATTGGTAGTCCAGTAAAGTTAGAATTTAGACTTACAAGTTCAGATAGCATTACATTAGCAAAGTTAAGTTCATTTTGTATAAACTTATCAAGTTGACTATTTCGAGTAAACCCAATTTGATTCAAAATTTAGCTCCTAACTTTCAATATCAATAATTAATCTATGAGTAGTATCAAATACAAGCAACTCTGAAGGTTGTACAGTAATATCTTTATTTTCATTACTAGTAAATTCACTACTTAAATCTGATATGTTTGTACTTGTATCATCTTTAGTTACTGCAAATATTTTCATGCTTTTAATACCTTTAATTTCATTAACGGGAGCAAGGAAATCTTGATATTCAAAGCTAATACCCATATCAGAATAATTGTTTTTGATGATGCGATCATAGATATTTCGTATTTGTTTATCAATGTTAAGATAAGTATGGTTTTTAATATCTAGACTGTATTTAACTTTAAGATAAAGATACTTTTTCTTACCAAGTGTGACTTTGTATACTTTTTTTTGATTTATTTCATTCATGCCATCAATTTCAATATCTCCTTCAAGGTTAGTACCACTAGGAACAGTTTCATAAAGCATTTTCCAAAGATTGGCTTTAAATTTAGAATCTTGAATTTGAGCTTTGGATGTATTTAATACAGATTCATTTAAGAGTAGATATATCTTAACCTTACCAGCTTCACTTGCAAGATTAGCATATTCAACTTTGTCTAGATTAAGTAATGCTTTTATTACACCAGGTTGGGTAATACTATTTGAAGTTATATATTTTTGAATAATTTGGAAAAATTCTCCACCGGGTTGCATTTTATCAAAAAATAAATTAAGTTCATTAATGATCTGTTCTTCTACAATTGAAAGTGAGGTTGCTATAATATTATAAATTGAAGATGGGTCATCACTTATTACAACATTATACATTTGCATTAAATATTCTTTTTTAGTCTCTACGATTTGTGAAATATTTTGTTTTAAAATTCCAAAATTGGGATCAAATATGATACTCATGTATTAATAACCGTTTCAAGTGAGTCACCTGGGAAGTAAAATGTAATATTTAATTTTTTAAGTTTAATTTCAACTTTGATTCCTACAAGATTAATTTGTAATTCATTAACTATATTGTAAAAGTATGTTTTAATTTGATTTAGCTTTCCTAATTTACATACTTTTAAAAGATATAAATAGTCAAGTCCCCACTGTGGTGCGTAAGATATACTTCCCTTTAGTGTTTTAAGAAATATAAATAAGCGTTGTTTTTGTTCTTCAACACCATCGATGATATTTAAGTCATTGTTAAATATTAAATCGAAGTTGTTATTAATTTTGATATCCAATCTTTATACCTTTAACCACGAAAATAAATATATAACTATTTTAGCAAAAATCTAACTAAGTAAATCATAAATTCTGTTTCTAAGACTATAAAGACCAGCTCTGCTAGATTCATCTATAATAGCTTGACCAGTAACTCTTAAATTAGTAATAGCGTATGTTATATCAATTAAAATACTTTTTAAAGTTTCAGAATTGTTGCTTATGTCAATTTTATTATTAGATTTAATGCAAACTTTATTTTTACCTATTAAATCAAGATTGTAATTTGAACTGATATCAATGTCATCATTAGCTTTAATTACAACATCATCTTCAGCCTTAATACTAAAGTCAGTACAATTAATGTTGATATTTTGATTTGCATTTAGATTGATATCGTGATCAGAAGCTGCATTGATTTGATTATCAGATTTAATATCAATTTTATTAATGGTTTTTAATTTGATATCATCACAAGCCATTTCTAGATATTTGGGATTTATAATACTTAATATATAGAAATGATTTTTGTCAAAGTTAATATTATCATCGTGATTGAAAAGGTTGATATTAGATTGAAGTAATAATACCATTTCACCTTCATTTGGGTTTATGTTAATATTTGATATGTTTTGTGTTTCAATTTCGATGTTATCAAATTCTTCAATTATTACAACACCTTTTTGTGAATTTGGATCAAAGTTTTTAACTTTACCTATTTTAGTAATGAAGATATTACTAAATATCCATTTTTTTATTTCTTCTTGTGTTAGGGCAGATCCATATAAATTTTGATTCATTCTATAAAATTCGTAGTTAGGGTGCATATGTATCTCCTTTTTAATTATGATTTAAATTTGAACACCATTTGAGTCATCATAAAGTTTAAGCATGAGTGAGCATTCATTAGAATTACTAAGTGTAGCATTTGTTTCACTAATGGTGTTTTTGATTGTATTTCCAAGAGAATCGATAAATGATACTTTATCACCAACTCTTAACTTATGTGTATAAGTTACTTTGGCTTTCCAATATATGAGCCTTATATTACGGTTAGAACCTAATGTTATTTCTTGTTGAGGTATAAACTGCAGTCCGTAATATTCAAGTTTTTCATAATGAGTAGAATGACCAGTTTTCATATAGTTTGTAAATATAAAATTACATTCAACTTTGTCTATTCCATTACCAACGTCTGCTAATGCGCTTTTGACATATTTTTTAGATAGTTTTTCTATAAATTCTTTTGGATTTGTTGCATAAAAGTTTTCTTCAATGACTCTAAGCTTGTCATCAGTGCTCATATTGATAATATTTCTATTTGGAAAAGCTGATTTAATAGCAGCCTCTACACTCATACCTTTAAATTGTTTAGTTTTAAGTTCACGATTGAAAAAATTACTTTTTGAGGCTAAGTGAATCTCAAGTTCTACACTAAAATCACCACTAGGATAATCAGTACTCATTGGAACGCCAAGATACCCTGCCATGATAAATTCAAATTCTTTTTCATGAGCATATTTTTTATAAAATATTTTTACAACATCTCCTTCTTTTACATCAGAAGTAAAATCTAATGGCAAGTTCCAAAGTACTAGCTTTGCTTGTTTTGCTCTTACAAAATTATAGCTTGAATAAATGTTAGATATGGAAATATCTATGTGTATACCATCTTGTGTATCTATAACAATTTTAGGAACATCTTCAGTTATAGCCTCACCAGTAATATCAGAATTGGATGAGTTAATAGTAGAGTAAAATTCAATTTTAAAGTCATACTTGAGTAATATCATTAAGCTATCCTTTATATTTTCTTAATGAAAATGTTTTAATAACCTCCATATTGAGACTAACTTCAACTTCATCAATAAAAGGAGTATCTTTAAATGTGATTGAATTTATAACAACCAAATCTTTAATACCAAATGATGGACTGTAAGCAGTAAATGGTACTTGAGCTTGTAGTCTAGATGCTAGTTGTTCTTTTACCAAATTACTATCAAATTCGAGTAGACAATTACCAAAATAACTTGATTTGAGCGGTGTTAACATTTCTTTATATAAATTTGTTAAGATGCCACCTGAGAGTGATATAGTCTCGGCTGTTAGAGTTGGATTATAGCTTACATATTCAGCTTTTCTAGAATAATAATTGATAACAGGACGTTTAGAACAACTTGTGTTATAAGTTCTAGTAATAAGTTCAGACTTTGGTTTAATAAAAAATAGTTGTGGAAGGTATCCCATTCCTTTAAGATCGGGTCTTGGAAAAAGAACTATAAAGTTATCAGTACTAAATAAAGCAAAGATTTGGGTTGAAACATCTCTAATTATTTGAAATATTTCATGTGGTGATAATGTATTATTGTTCAATATTTAAGTAACCCTCCTCATTTAAAAGTTAAATTATGGTGTAGACACAGATTTATCTGATTCTTCTTGAAGTTTAGCTAGACTCTCACCACCGTCCCCTCCTAAGAATTTAGGAAGTATTGATTTAAGTCTTGCAATTAAGATATCTAAAGAAAAAATATTTTTGATTCCGTTTATTAAGGGATCAACGATATGTGTTTTAAACTTAAAGTCTTTAAGCCATGCGAGTAGATCCGCAGTGACTTTTACTAAAGGATCCATAACCTTAGCAGTTAGTTCTTTAAGCTCATCATCTAATTTGTAAATATTGCTTACTGCTTTATCAGCAGCACTTGCATGTTGCGTGATATTTAAAGAGTTAAAGTCTTTTAGTACCTTTTCTATCATTTTGGTTCTAGAGCTTAAGTCTAGAGTAGCTCCTTGTTCATATTGCATTTGTGATTGTTCAAGATAATCTTTTCTAACTTTTTTAAACTGACTCATCATTGTAAAAATTGCATTACCTTTACCACTTAGAAGTTCAATCACAGAAGATATAGCATCGTCATCACTTGAAGCAATACCACTTGCCTTAAGTTTAGCAGCAAGTTCCACAGATTTTAATACATTATTTTCATTATCAAGTCCCAAGTTAGCAAGGGTACCCTTAATGACACCAGCTTTGCTTAAGAATTCTTCTATGCTTTTGGTTTGCTCAAATGTTTTCATGCCATGTAGATTACTCATTAAGCTTGCTTTTTCGTTTTTTTCAAATATCCTAGAATTTATAAGATTAAATCTTTTTGCAATAGCTTGTTCTTTTATAGCTTCTTTTGCAAATCCAAGAGTATTAGAAGAAACCTTTTTTATAGCATGAGATACTATATTTCCAATGGCAGTTCCTATTGCAATACTTGGGATACCAATTCCTACTTTATTTTGTTGTGTTAACTTACCTTTTCGTTTACTCTCTTCTTTTAATTTTTTATATTCTAATGTTCTTAAATCTTCTGATGACATAGTAGAACGTTTAAATGCTTCACGTTGTGCTTTTTGGAATGTATAGCCTTGCTTTATGAGTTTTTTAGTTTCACTAAGTCTAAACTTTTCTACTTTGTCTCTTAATTTTTCATATTTGGTTTGGTTTTTCAGTTCGCGTTTTTTTTCTTGTAAGTTATATTTAATAAAGTCTTTTGTACTTCCAAGTGATGTTCGTTTAGGTTTGATTAGATTTTCTAACTTGGAAATATCCCTTTCTAATGATTTGCGCGTTGTTGCGTGATCTAAGACTCCTTTAAATTTGATTGTAAATTTATCATTCACACGTATCCTCACTTAGAAAGAATAAGTTCTAATATTTGTTTTTCTAACTTAGCTTCAGATATTTTATTAACTTCCATGAGTTCATCATAAAACATGCTTTTAACTTCATTGTAAGAGCATACATTTGTAAATATTGGTAGCCAGTATTTATTTTTTTTAACTTCTTCAAGTAAAGCAAAATAGCGTTCTCTAGTAGTCTGTAGACTTTTTATAAACTGAAGAGCATCTTTAGTAATCATAAGGTTATCCTATCTTGATTGTTATCCTTTATTTTATTTACAACGTGTTCATAATTAAATTCTGTGTCATTTATATAATCAAATTGAACAAAATCTCCAACATTATTTTCATATTCTTTAAGGAAAATAAAAGATGGCTTTTTAAATTCGGGATCTAAATGAAATATATTAAACTCTACACAGTATATAATTGCTACAAGGTAATCTTTATAATAAGTAGCAAATTCTCTATTATTATCCAAAATAAGATAAAATTCATCTAGAAATCCTGGTTTTATCATTAAATTGGTAATTTCCTTTAAATATTTAATTTCGTTCAGTTTTTGGGTGCCTTCATTTTGTGAAAATCCTAATATAGAATCCCATTCATACATTGGTAATACTTTTAGTTGGTACTCATAAGTTTTATCTTTACTTAAAATTTGCATTTTATATCTTGTAATCATTATCTGTCCTTTAATTTATTTTGGTTATTTTTTCACAATTAATTGCTCTGATCTCAAAAGTAACCTTTTCAGCTTCAGATGAGTAGCTTCTAGAGGGTTCTTCTGTAAATACAGCAGTATTACTAATAATTTTTGTTGAAATACGATCATTAAATACAAGATCTAACATCTTGTCATTTTTACTTATATTCATGTTATAAAACTGATCATCTGCTAGTTGTGTAAGTAAAATGTAATCTTGGCTACCAAGCGTAACTTCAATGTTGAATATATAAGTAATGGTTTTAGGATCCCTAAGACTAATAACGGGCAGGCCTCTGTCTTCATTGCTAATTATTGCTCTTGTTGTAGGTTCACTTGTAAATTCTAATTTTCCACTGTTAATTTGCCTACCACCTATTGAAAAATAAACATCTGTTAATTTATATAAATTATTCAAAGCTTAAACCCTCCTCTTAACTGGATAAAGTATTTAAATAATCACTAATGTCTTGTGAAGTAATATTAAGAAGCACGCTATTCATACTAAAGTTGTAAACAATATTTAGTGATAGTAAAAG is a genomic window containing:
- a CDS encoding chromosome replication/partitioning protein; translation: MNRKNLDLRINKRISENNVNYILDKSNENQRKEEFDHLVKQLKNNIRSEIYNIIDTMKILKKINDNKLYVEGGFNSFKDFLSEFKLAKTQSYEYIKLATAVEMGLLEEDYITLNGIRASIRYIKSKTNGTIKQSKQNPIKPLRFQLKKQESYDFYKSHAKFTSFLMDELFENQKDLLDKLLKKYKELKGE
- a CDS encoding recombinase RecT, whose product is MYKNKITKKKINVQSTNSITRSEISTTINTIADKMNSNNIYEVWEAYKSMYGLKGMDLASEREILTLLQINNLNPFKKEAYIIPFNGRYTVVVAYQTLLIRAYEAGYNRYTLEFKEEPVKTRKFDFKGNIVEREDLQCTAYFKSDDGSRYSFSILLSEYYKNTPIWRDKQIFMLRKCAVSCLCRTLPGAGLESMPYIREELGDVDIICEEQNIQKIENTETTDYKSTIEMKSVSHDSMLFSNETVKRVPSKYYYYKNLLQASKKMHSQLEDTPFDSLEMIDKFLHQLQEDDDSNILNYFETKPELKTIEYWTSLLNNYLTRTQSDPEVVEGFSKFLVYREPKYGQSPLKLFGSIASDENFRYLCE
- a CDS encoding BBA14 family lipoprotein, which produces MKKLINLTFLTLIFSCTTIASLTEEPTPPKEQTLTELNMYEAKLSDYVMYLQVFLTRTKKKVNDPKYPKFTYFDASTLKSNHTVDDLMFNINLFQKYIQVTKPIVQIVYNKYSKLKN
- a CDS encoding BlyB family putative holin accessory protein codes for the protein MKLSTAKTSVEILNKFTDIIKNNNQNKNTATYINIFTKVVNYFYCLYEASVYQMEQKEAIKLLSEIEEILRINIEIIETADEYDELSKYISQLRAKRNKIMSTYIKMLKEA
- a CDS encoding BlyB family putative holin accessory protein, producing MCEFYLEYEQIYTKNMEILDNALTPQIKLDLEPIQTKIKEFIEKVNSNPNNMELPSQITYHEKETK
- a CDS encoding DUF685 domain-containing protein: MSDQDDCIQIKDLNRLEAVKNTDLLLLDDGISSCNAITFENFLKTTKDKTFKGEGLTYFKEIIKSTIATELQQDDNFINQVYSKILSKFLNDESSSISNTYSKVKDKLGSGLSTYNLSKDDYFVTSSYSSLQRAKIPEYLTGIPSGFTTTKSRTSSTPIYASSLKSQAYILDMTSSSRDQEVKLIFNKYDDNDPIYLDIYVDLTISSSGYTYTKKVSLKYSDESQTSTAYYYKAQNALIDIVCPVLRGWYIQKRAYVNGNSVPSLVKL
- a CDS encoding DUF735 family protein, which gives rise to MNQIGFTRNSQLDKFIQNELNFANVMLSELVSLNSNFTGLPISKHCTSRFVATWLSKIFNIFYVETQPVQDLTKNIDSIIYALKHIGTDASFTKLFKTFLNVDIEITVPSDGVINIKLLGAVKTNFTAKISPSSTTNRNRKIKLCYKKENENIQCKILIFHFLPKGYAESIYTFLKNLIPIGRALKLYDMENKEIAKFNI
- a CDS encoding DUF276 domain-containing protein (DUF276 is restricted to Borreliella and related spirochetes.), translating into MSIIFDPNFGILKQNISQIVETKKEYLMQMYNVVISDDPSSIYNIIATSLSIVEEQIINELNLFFDKMQPGGEFFQIIQKYITSNSITQPGVIKALLNLDKVEYANLASEAGKVKIYLLLNESVLNTSKAQIQDSKFKANLWKMLYETVPSGTNLEGDIEIDGMNEINQKKVYKVTLGKKKYLYLKVKYSLDIKNHTYLNIDKQIRNIYDRIIKNNYSDMGISFEYQDFLAPVNEIKGIKSMKIFAVTKDDTSTNISDLSSEFTSNENKDITVQPSELLVFDTTHRLIIDIES
- a CDS encoding DUF777 family protein translates to MNQNLYGSALTQEEIKKWIFSNIFITKIGKVKNFDPNSQKGVVIIEEFDNIEIETQNISNININPNEGEMVLLLQSNINLFNHDDNINFDKNHFYILSIINPKYLEMACDDIKLKTINKIDIKSDNQINAASDHDINLNANQNININCTDFSIKAEDDVVIKANDDIDISSNYNLDLIGKNKVCIKSNNKIDISNNSETLKSILIDITYAITNLRVTGQAIIDESSRAGLYSLRNRIYDLLS
- a CDS encoding DUF693 family protein; its protein translation is MILLKYDFKIEFYSTINSSNSDITGEAITEDVPKIVIDTQDGIHIDISISNIYSSYNFVRAKQAKLVLWNLPLDFTSDVKEGDVVKIFYKKYAHEKEFEFIMAGYLGVPMSTDYPSGDFSVELEIHLASKSNFFNRELKTKQFKGMSVEAAIKSAFPNRNIINMSTDDKLRVIEENFYATNPKEFIEKLSKKYVKSALADVGNGIDKVECNFIFTNYMKTGHSTHYEKLEYYGLQFIPQQEITLGSNRNIRLIYWKAKVTYTHKLRVGDKVSFIDSLGNTIKNTISETNATLSNSNECSLMLKLYDDSNGVQI
- a CDS encoding DUF792 family protein yields the protein MLNNNTLSPHEIFQIIRDVSTQIFALFSTDNFIVLFPRPDLKGMGYLPQLFFIKPKSELITRTYNTSCSKRPVINYYSRKAEYVSYNPTLTAETISLSGGILTNLYKEMLTPLKSSYFGNCLLEFDSNLVKEQLASRLQAQVPFTAYSPSFGIKDLVVINSITFKDTPFIDEVEVSLNMEVIKTFSLRKYKG
- a CDS encoding DUF759 family protein; this encodes MNDKFTIKFKGVLDHATTRKSLERDISKLENLIKPKRTSLGSTKDFIKYNLQEKKRELKNQTKYEKLRDKVEKFRLSETKKLIKQGYTFQKAQREAFKRSTMSSEDLRTLEYKKLKEESKRKGKLTQQNKVGIGIPSIAIGTAIGNIVSHAIKKVSSNTLGFAKEAIKEQAIAKRFNLINSRIFEKNEKASLMSNLHGMKTFEQTKSIEEFLSKAGVIKGTLANLGLDNENNVLKSVELAAKLKASGIASSDDDAISSVIELLSGKGNAIFTMMSQFKKVRKDYLEQSQMQYEQGATLDLSSRTKMIEKVLKDFNSLNITQHASAADKAVSNIYKLDDELKELTAKVMDPLVKVTADLLAWLKDFKFKTHIVDPLINGIKNIFSLDILIARLKSILPKFLGGDGGESLAKLQEESDKSVSTP
- a CDS encoding DUF1322 family protein, which gives rise to MITKDALQFIKSLQTTRERYFALLEEVKKNKYWLPIFTNVCSYNEVKSMFYDELMEVNKISEAKLEKQILELILSK
- a CDS encoding DUF1473 family protein, producing the protein MITRYKMQILSKDKTYEYQLKVLPMYEWDSILGFSQNEGTQKLNEIKYLKEITNLMIKPGFLDEFYLILDNNREFATYYKDYLVAIIYCVEFNIFHLDPEFKKPSFIFLKEYENNVGDFVQFDYINDTEFNYEHVVNKIKDNNQDRITL
- a CDS encoding DUF1463 family protein, with the protein product MNNLYKLTDVYFSIGGRQINSGKLEFTSEPTTRAIISNEDRGLPVISLRDPKTITYIFNIEVTLGSQDYILLTQLADDQFYNMNISKNDKMLDLVFNDRISTKIISNTAVFTEEPSRSYSSEAEKVTFEIRAINCEKITKIN